One Myxococcus virescens DNA window includes the following coding sequences:
- a CDS encoding helix-turn-helix transcriptional regulator, with product MDEKVRYDGAAVMTGLKRPTLYAMVSRKQIPHIRLGPRLVVFSRDELEKWMAARRVDVD from the coding sequence ATGGACGAGAAGGTTCGTTACGACGGCGCGGCGGTGATGACGGGGCTCAAGCGGCCCACCCTCTATGCCATGGTCAGCCGGAAGCAGATTCCGCACATCCGGCTCGGCCCGCGGCTCGTCGTCTTCTCCAGGGACGAGTTGGAGAAGTGGATGGCCGCGCGGCGGGTGGACGTCGACTGA